Proteins from a single region of Bacillus kexueae:
- a CDS encoding endonuclease → MDHPLDSFMMEMVFGKLLGDGNLTIDESRSPRFRFAHSLKDKEWCVHCYEQLNNHLPMNAPKYRKLNDPRVNKGYKEQLYVQSKTHPFFIRLKNQWYLNKKKVVPINELEKYFTPLCLAWWYQDDGHLKITNQQLKKVILSTESFTEEEILSLKELLKNKFCLEFKKDGQNRLIIYDKPQIYYFLHLIKPYIHRSMERKCVFPKMDKPIEKTHLRTTIYLPSHIKLASPSQDIKEIISKLKQSFLPMLENRDYIIQYF, encoded by the coding sequence ATGGATCACCCTTTAGATTCTTTTATGATGGAAATGGTATTCGGAAAGCTCCTTGGTGATGGTAATTTAACTATTGATGAAAGCCGTTCACCAAGATTCCGTTTTGCCCACAGCTTAAAAGACAAGGAGTGGTGTGTACATTGCTATGAACAGTTAAATAACCACCTTCCAATGAACGCTCCAAAATACCGTAAATTAAATGACCCTAGAGTAAACAAAGGCTATAAAGAACAGCTCTATGTCCAGTCTAAAACACATCCATTTTTTATTCGCTTGAAAAATCAGTGGTATTTAAATAAGAAAAAGGTAGTACCTATAAATGAACTTGAAAAATATTTCACTCCATTGTGTTTAGCTTGGTGGTATCAAGACGATGGGCATTTAAAAATAACAAATCAACAGTTAAAAAAAGTAATCCTCTCAACAGAATCTTTTACGGAAGAAGAAATCTTGAGTTTAAAAGAACTACTAAAAAATAAATTTTGTCTAGAATTTAAAAAGGATGGTCAGAATCGATTAATAATATATGATAAACCTCAAATCTATTACTTTCTCCATCTTATTAAACCGTATATACATAGAAGCATGGAAAGAAAATGTGTGTTCCCAAAAATGGATAAACCTATTGAGAAAACGCATTTGAGGACAACCATTTACCTACCCTCTCACATAAAACTCGCATCACCAAGTCAGGATATAAAGGAAATCATATCTAAATTAAAGCAGTCTTTTCTTCCAATGTTAGAGAATCGAGACTACATCATCCAATACTTTTAG
- a CDS encoding YjfB family protein, with product MDIAALSMMLSQTNVNQQASLSVMKMAMNTAEQNGQAMQELMQTTQTPVSLEPHLGNSVDLKG from the coding sequence ATGGACATCGCAGCACTTTCAATGATGCTTAGCCAGACTAATGTAAACCAACAAGCGAGTCTTTCAGTCATGAAAATGGCCATGAATACGGCTGAACAAAATGGACAGGCCATGCAGGAGTTAATGCAAACAACGCAAACACCTGTGTCATTAGAGCCACATTTAGGAAACTCTGTTGATCTAAAGGGATAA